The following coding sequences lie in one Pseudorca crassidens isolate mPseCra1 chromosome 2, mPseCra1.hap1, whole genome shotgun sequence genomic window:
- the LOC137219528 gene encoding CD48 antigen-like isoform X3 translates to MGPCSEDPHLCWASRLLGFTSLLLSVCCPGVKSSGTHGSGVQDSGVHVPLHRVRGGSVSFNVTRKQEAHLEEVTWGFGPDSNYRVLLRVGAEADAPTWVSLQDKYQQRVHVPSILSLKIENLTSEDSGLYRARASFTGGIERNQVFPLTVYEPVPLPQILFKLLSITPGWCNVTLECRASGATEDLTVTWQSKGLPRELEQSVTLGPAPNSWTLPVNLPLRQPSASFTCVVSNQVDQKTATLDLGEVCVHDSQGQVIADPLPGILGAAVSVLLILGGGLYLWKTRGKKKKMETGRGTELQEDHRDNDSGIQYAELSQQESRKGTRKGIGERHLEEKEPVNTVYSEVHKPESEAMKII, encoded by the exons GCGTCTGCTGCCCTGGGGTCAAGAGTTCTGGGACACATGGTTCTGGAGTTCAGGATTCTGGAGTCCATGTTCCTCTGCACAGGGTCCGAGGAGGTTCTGTATCGTTTAACGTGACCAGGAAGCAAGAAGCTCACCTGGAGGAGGTCACATGGGGCTTTGGCCCTGACTCAAATTACAGAGTCCTGCTGCGAGTCGGTGCTGAAGCAGACGCTCCCACTTGGGTCAGCCTCCAGGACAAGTATCAGCAGAGGGTCCATGTGCCCAGCATCTTGTCCCTGAAGATTGAGAACCTGACCTCTGAGGACAGTGGACTGTACCGGGCTCGAGCCAGCTTCACTGGAGGAATAGAACGTAACCAAGTTTTCCCCCTTACCGTCTATG AGCCGGTGCCCCTTCCCCAGATCCTGTTCAAGTTACTGTCCATCACaccaggctggtgcaatgtcacccTGGAGTGCAGAGCCTCAGGGGCCACAGAGGACCTGACGGTGACCTGGCAGAGCAAGGGCCTCCCCAGGGAGCTGGAGCAGAGCGTGACACTGGGACCAGCCCCCAACTCCTGGACCTTGCCTGTGAACCTGCCCCTGAGGCAGCCCAGTGCCAGCTTCACCTGTGTGGTCAGCAACCAGGTGGACCAGAAAACTGCCACCTTAGACCTTGGGGAAGTCTGTGTCCATG ATTCACAAGGACAGGTCATTGCTGACCCCCTGCCAGGCATCCTAGGGGCTGCCGTGTCTGTGCTGTTGATCCTTGGAGGAGGACTGTACCTTTGGAAGACAcgtgggaagaagaagaaaatggagactgGAAGAG GTACAGAATTGCAGGAGGACCACAGGGACAATGATAGTGGCATCCAGTACGCAGAGCTGAGCCAGCAGGAGTCTCGAAAGGGCACACGCAAG GGTATTGGTGAGCGACATTTAGAAGAAAAGGAGCCTGTTAATACTGTCTACAGTGAGGTCCATAAGCCAGAAAGTGAAGCCATGAAGATAATTTAA